One window of Polynucleobacter sp. HIN5 genomic DNA carries:
- a CDS encoding phosphatidate cytidylyltransferase: MLKTRIVTAVIMLAILLPVLFLLPPIYLSGLFLLILVAAAWEWSRLIAPNASYAAYFYALVCAMVVLFLWLFAIPTVEIALLSIALAFWIIGMPMILSQGIHLSLLRWRFIFSVLGFIILPTAWLSLDVLREIGLWWLLSALILVWLADIGAYFVGKSFGRRKLASQISPGKSVEGALGGLALCLVYAIGCAHYLPEGDTLFGSFQSKWGWGWMLLMTAVLVAYSIMGDLFESQLKRIAKVKDSSHLLPGHGGFLDRVDALLPVMPIAALFSIMVRSQ, from the coding sequence ATGCTTAAAACTCGGATCGTAACTGCCGTCATCATGCTGGCCATTTTGTTGCCAGTATTGTTTTTGTTACCCCCGATCTATCTCTCCGGATTATTTTTGCTAATCCTAGTGGCAGCCGCTTGGGAGTGGAGTCGCTTAATTGCTCCCAATGCATCGTATGCAGCCTACTTTTATGCGCTGGTGTGCGCCATGGTCGTTCTTTTTCTCTGGCTCTTTGCAATTCCAACGGTGGAAATCGCTTTACTGAGTATCGCGCTTGCGTTTTGGATCATTGGCATGCCAATGATCCTATCTCAAGGGATTCATCTTTCTTTGTTACGGTGGCGATTTATTTTTAGTGTCCTTGGCTTCATTATTTTGCCAACCGCGTGGCTATCTTTGGATGTGCTTCGTGAAATCGGCTTATGGTGGTTATTAAGTGCTTTGATATTGGTTTGGCTTGCTGATATTGGTGCTTATTTTGTTGGTAAGTCCTTTGGTCGACGAAAGCTTGCGAGCCAAATTAGTCCTGGTAAGTCTGTGGAAGGGGCTCTCGGTGGCTTAGCCCTCTGTTTGGTGTACGCCATCGGCTGTGCACACTATTTACCGGAGGGCGATACCCTATTTGGATCGTTTCAGTCGAAATGGGGCTGGGGATGGATGCTTCTCATGACGGCGGTTTTGGTGGCTTACAGCATTATGGGAGATCTATTTGAGTCGCAACTCAAGCGGATCGCGAAAGTGAAGGACAGCAGCCATTTATTGCCCGGGCATGGAGGCTTTTTGGATCGTGTCGATGCTTTATTGCCGGTCATGCCAATTGCTGCATTATTCTCGATAATGGTGAGAAGCCAATAA
- the ispC gene encoding 1-deoxy-D-xylulose-5-phosphate reductoisomerase, giving the protein MHDLITRNLCILGSTGSIGMNTLDVVRAHRDQFKVSALTAGRQIERLAEQCLEFRPKIAAVHSATDARTLKELLEGKGLSIAVHHGEAGLITAVSESDCDTVMAAIVGAAGLLPTLRAAELGKRVLLANKESLVMSGDIFMNAAIRGGAELLPIDSEHNAIFQCLPPHFTSPKNTSRMKEHLGVEEIWLTASGGPFRNTPIDQLANITPDQACAHPNWVMGRKISVDSATMMNKGLEVIEAHWLFGLPLEQIKVLIHPESVVHSMVRYRDGSVMAQLGQPDMRTPIAFGLAWPNRIDAGVAPLNLTQLSGLHFTEPDLLRFPCLGLAFTAARQGGTSPTVLNAANEIAVAAFLEGRLPYLKIAQAVEFALNQLPSQKAGSLDEVLTVDREARLKTSDWITRQ; this is encoded by the coding sequence ATGCACGATCTCATCACCCGAAATCTCTGTATCTTAGGATCCACCGGATCAATCGGCATGAATACGCTTGATGTGGTGCGCGCTCATCGAGATCAATTTAAGGTAAGTGCGCTCACTGCTGGTCGGCAAATCGAACGTTTGGCTGAGCAATGTTTGGAGTTCAGACCCAAGATCGCAGCGGTTCACTCTGCGACTGACGCAAGAACGCTAAAGGAACTCCTAGAAGGCAAGGGTCTGTCGATTGCTGTGCATCATGGCGAGGCAGGTCTTATTACCGCAGTCTCAGAAAGTGACTGCGATACCGTGATGGCAGCCATTGTTGGTGCCGCGGGTCTTTTGCCCACCTTACGCGCGGCTGAGCTTGGTAAGCGGGTACTGCTTGCGAATAAAGAATCTCTAGTGATGTCCGGAGATATTTTTATGAATGCCGCAATCCGAGGTGGCGCAGAGTTATTGCCAATCGATAGTGAACACAACGCAATTTTTCAGTGCTTGCCACCGCACTTCACAAGTCCCAAAAATACCTCGCGGATGAAAGAGCATTTGGGGGTTGAGGAAATTTGGTTAACGGCTTCCGGAGGCCCTTTCCGCAATACCCCAATCGATCAACTAGCGAACATCACACCGGATCAGGCATGTGCTCATCCAAATTGGGTGATGGGTCGCAAAATTTCAGTTGATTCTGCAACCATGATGAACAAGGGCCTCGAAGTGATTGAGGCGCATTGGTTGTTTGGTTTGCCGCTCGAGCAAATTAAGGTGCTGATTCATCCGGAGAGCGTGGTGCATTCCATGGTGCGGTATCGAGATGGCTCAGTCATGGCTCAGCTCGGACAGCCAGATATGCGCACACCCATCGCATTTGGCTTAGCTTGGCCCAATCGCATTGATGCTGGCGTTGCGCCTCTCAATTTGACCCAGTTATCGGGTTTGCACTTTACCGAGCCTGATCTTTTGCGTTTTCCATGCTTAGGTCTTGCCTTTACCGCTGCAAGGCAAGGGGGAACAAGCCCCACGGTTCTCAATGCTGCCAATGAGATTGCCGTCGCCGCATTTTTAGAAGGCCGTTTGCCATACCTAAAAATAGCGCAGGCTGTTGAGTTCGCACTCAATCAGCTTCCCAGTCAAAAGGCGGGATCCTTGGATGAGGTTTTAACGGTTGATCGAGAGGCTCGCCTCAAAACCAGCGATTGGATTACACGCCAATAA
- the uppS gene encoding polyprenyl diphosphate synthase translates to MTQATTSSTLAVPAVGSVPRHVAIIMDGNGRWATKRFMPRVAGHSEGLEAVRKVVEECVKQNVQYLTLFAFSSENWRRPPEEVGFLAKLFLKSLRKEVARLAENNIRLKMIGDLSRFGTAITEMVEFSEEKTKDCNRLTLTIAANYGGRWDILQAMQKALAQNPHLDPKSISEEWLAPHLSMAYAPEPDLFIRTGGEQRVSNFLLWQLAYTELYFTDILWPDFDATELQKAFLWYAQRERRFGRTSAQLVEESSPIPLSDAV, encoded by the coding sequence ATGACCCAAGCCACTACCAGTTCCACGCTCGCTGTTCCTGCCGTTGGTAGTGTTCCTAGACATGTGGCCATCATCATGGATGGTAATGGTCGATGGGCAACTAAACGATTTATGCCGCGCGTAGCGGGTCATTCAGAAGGACTTGAAGCGGTTCGGAAGGTCGTTGAGGAGTGTGTCAAGCAAAACGTTCAATACTTGACCTTATTTGCTTTCAGTTCAGAGAACTGGCGCAGGCCCCCTGAGGAAGTTGGCTTTTTAGCAAAACTTTTTCTCAAATCCCTCCGCAAAGAGGTTGCTCGCCTTGCTGAAAATAATATTCGTCTGAAGATGATTGGTGACCTGAGTCGCTTTGGAACCGCGATTACAGAGATGGTCGAGTTCTCGGAAGAAAAAACGAAGGATTGCAATCGCTTAACTCTCACCATTGCCGCCAATTACGGTGGACGCTGGGATATTTTGCAGGCGATGCAAAAAGCACTTGCGCAAAACCCGCATCTTGATCCAAAGAGTATTTCCGAGGAGTGGCTGGCCCCCCATCTTTCGATGGCCTATGCGCCCGAGCCTGATTTATTTATTCGGACTGGTGGTGAACAGCGGGTGAGTAATTTTCTCTTGTGGCAATTGGCATATACCGAACTCTATTTCACGGACATTCTTTGGCCAGACTTTGATGCGACTGAGTTACAAAAAGCGTTTCTCTGGTATGCCCAGCGGGAGCGTCGCTTTGGTCGAACCAGCGCACAGCTGGTAGAAGAGTCCAGCCCCATTCCATTGTCCGATGCCGTCTAA
- a CDS encoding M50 family metallopeptidase — MEAISTLLYFLITIGILVSFHEFGHYSAARMCGVKVLRFAVGFGKPLLTLKSKSGTEWVIAAIPLGGYVKLLDGRDSEQQIAPEEQAIAFDTQPLWQRSFIVAAGPLANFLLAVILLAFIYINGVPQLPAQIQAPAEQTLAAQLDMEKGDEILAWKTAGEDQFIPIVSWNDLRWRLLDAITAERGFSLELEAESGKRHIVEFKGDALPRLSPGTDPFARLGILPIPGKDAEGKSTWFELQLGPIDSLVYASERVWLITKVSTRMMIGLITGETSLKQLSGPISIADMAGKSAQFGWQSFVSFLALLSISIGLLNLIPLPMLDGGQLLYDAWELVSGKRLSTQLQEVFQRFGFILIIVLTLFAVFNDLQRLFLSS, encoded by the coding sequence ATGGAAGCGATTTCAACACTTCTTTATTTCTTAATCACCATTGGGATCTTGGTGAGTTTTCATGAATTCGGCCATTACAGCGCCGCTCGGATGTGCGGGGTGAAGGTATTACGGTTTGCAGTTGGATTTGGTAAACCACTCCTGACCCTGAAATCAAAATCAGGAACCGAATGGGTCATTGCCGCGATTCCTTTGGGTGGTTATGTAAAGCTTTTAGATGGACGTGATTCAGAGCAGCAGATAGCGCCCGAGGAGCAAGCGATTGCCTTTGATACGCAACCTCTGTGGCAGCGCTCATTCATTGTTGCCGCTGGCCCGCTTGCCAACTTCTTATTAGCGGTCATCTTGTTGGCATTCATATACATCAATGGTGTCCCGCAACTTCCCGCTCAGATTCAAGCGCCGGCCGAACAAACCTTGGCAGCCCAGTTGGATATGGAAAAGGGTGATGAGATTTTGGCTTGGAAGACTGCAGGTGAAGACCAATTTATACCGATTGTGAGTTGGAATGATCTACGCTGGCGTTTATTAGATGCAATCACCGCAGAGCGCGGCTTCTCCTTGGAGCTTGAGGCGGAGTCTGGTAAGCGCCACATCGTGGAATTTAAGGGAGATGCATTGCCCCGCCTCTCCCCGGGCACGGACCCCTTTGCCCGGTTGGGCATCCTACCCATTCCAGGTAAAGATGCCGAGGGGAAGTCTACATGGTTTGAGCTCCAGCTTGGCCCTATCGACTCTCTGGTTTATGCCAGCGAACGGGTTTGGTTGATTACCAAGGTCTCGACCCGGATGATGATTGGCTTAATTACCGGGGAGACCTCCTTAAAACAGCTAAGTGGCCCGATTAGCATTGCTGATATGGCGGGTAAATCTGCCCAGTTTGGCTGGCAATCCTTCGTTTCTTTTTTGGCACTTCTTAGCATCAGCATTGGATTACTAAACCTTATCCCTTTGCCCATGTTAGATGGCGGTCAGCTCCTGTATGATGCATGGGAGTTGGTCTCTGGAAAGCGCCTATCCACTCAGTTGCAAGAAGTTTTTCAGCGATTTGGCTTTATATTAATTATTGTGCTCACACTATTTGCTGTATTTAACGATCTACAACGCTTATTTCTGTCTTCATGA